The Mercurialis annua linkage group LG7, ddMerAnnu1.2, whole genome shotgun sequence genome includes the window tatatatatatatatataatggctaatttgcactttggtcctcgaaacgtttcaaaagtttcaatttagtccaaaacctatccgtgtccaaattttaaatggtctccgattgactcgagacttttaccataaatactataaaatatttcgcggattttggcgaaataaattccattacgggatttataatttattttatattaatttccaaatttatatacttaaatcCCGCGAAatcgcttaataaaaattattttaaattcctgatataattaaattaaatccttcttaGGACCTGTTTGGTTCAGCTATTTGATGCAGCTGGTAGCTGTTGGCTGATAGCTATTAGCTGGTAGCTATTGGCATATATATCATAGTGTTTGGTAAATTTTGTTGAATTGTTGCTGTTTGTTAGTAAAATTACCAATATAGACATAACTTGTGTAATATACACTATATAAAATGTACAtgaatcaaaatcaataattacataaatataaaaatatttagcaataaataaataataaaattactcaaaaaaatatttaattgtttaaatgctaaaaaataaacatataataaCCTATAAATCACCTCTTGCTCTCATTAAACTATgagcaatttaattttttattatttttatttgaacagGTTCTCCTTCTTCATAACTTTCATTTGATCGATCTTCATTTAAGTTATTGAATATATCATGAGGCATAAAATTGGAATTCTGATCTAAGTGTGAAAATGATGGATCCTCTACAGCTTTTCTTCGAATATAATTGTGCAACGCCATTGATGTAACAACAATGTCTCTTTGTATATGAAATGGATATAAAGGCATACATCATAAAATCTTCCATCTCGCTTTCCAGACTCTAAAAGTTCTCTCAATGCAACATCTAAGAGATGAGTGCCATCTATTGAAAGTTTCTTTTAATCTCTTAAGTCGACCACCTCGTTGAAATTCAGGTAGATGATATCTAGTTCCTTTATAAGGTGCAAGAAATCCTTCGATTTGTGAATATCCAGCATCTAttagataatattttcatatatatatatatatatatatatatatatatatatatatatatataacattaaatGGAAATATTATAAAGTAATTTAAATAGCATAACTATAActctaaaatatattataaaaagaataCCTGGTGGTGGTTTAGgaaaatttaattcttttttatggATGGCGCATTGAAAAATCCTTCCATCATGTGTTGTACCTTCCCATCCGGGCAatacaaaagtaaattgcatgTCAAAACTACAAACAGCCATAATGTTCTCTGTAGGCATTCCTTTTCTACCAATAAATCGAATAATTTCGTATTCTTCTACACATGATGATACGTGGGTTCCATTAATTGCTCCAATACAGTcctgtttttaattttagatgtGTTAGTAATTCTATTAATAATTAGACATTTATATAAatcaaacctttttttttttgaataaataccTGTAAGTGAGGCATATATCTTTCATCATCAAGTATTTCTGGAGGAACTGTAGAAAATGTAGGATCCTTGGGAAAATGTAGGATCCATCAATTGCTCAaacttttttttgaataaataccTGAAAGTGAGGCATAAATACGTGGCTTTATTATGTTGATTGATAATCGCATAACtgattttaaaacttcacgAAAAACTCTGCTAATTGTATCACCCGATCGTTGAAAACGTTCTTGAACTTGTCGATTTGAAGCTTCCAGATAAATAATACATACAAATATACCAAGTTTTtccaaaattgacattcttggCGAAGCAACTAAACCATAATAATTCTCAAGATCTTGGCAAAGGTTAATAAATGTATGCTTATCCATTCTAAACATGTTAAGGAATCTTGAGTCATGTCCCCTCATTATGTCTAGTAACCACATAATTCCTGTTTGGAATGAATCCATACACGGCTCTTTAAAATTGTACTTGAAATATAATTCAGCTACAATTCCAACAGCATAAGTCGTTCTTTTCTAAATTTGATCATCGTCGTTGTCCTCATCAAATAGAATTTGATCCACGGCATTcatatctataaaaaaaaaataatgtaaaagaTATTAATTTTTGTGTACCATCACCGtaatattctatttttattttattaattaccaCACCTCTTTATACTAATTACTCGTTATTCTACTTCTTAAGTTTATAATATAATCTACTTCAAACAAATAAGGAGATATGGTTATATTGTAATCCGCAACAAATatgttttttagtttattattataaaCTTCAACAAACAAATTAGtgtacatttatttttttgatttttagtccaccaataaaatactaaaaaaatataaaactaaacATAAGAGAAATTTCAAACAACCCAAAATATaagtctaaaaaaataaaataaaatactcaaCTGTAATTGGAAAACGTCTTAAACAGTTTTAACAAATCAAACTAATAAACTATTTATCAAAAGAAATactaaactataaaatttaatctaaactaCGTAGATAAAAAACACATCCAGTTATTCGGTTTCCACAAACCTTTCATCCACAAACCATGATGATATTCAAGccattttcattttgtttcagcATCTTTTAGAGTACTATACATCTCTCTTTTTGATTTCCGGTCCAACAACAAAGtactaaaaaattgaatatcGCTAGCCTCTTGCAATTGTGGTAAAGAAAGAACATCCTTCATAACTTCTTCAATGGAAAAACCTGGACGATCTCCTAAAACTCCACATAAAGcagcatttttatttttcatacttTCCTGCATACCCTCATTCAATTCTCTAACTATATTGGTTACTTGTTCAGTACTCGACATCTTCTTTCCTTTACTCGTTTTGTTTCTATCCTTTCTCCCACCAGTTGGAGAATTTgtcctctttttctttttactaCTTGGTTGACTAGCATTACTTCCAATATTTTCCAAATTTACTTTTCCGAAAAGAAGATCAGTAaatgggatattaaactccttaGGTCATTAGGGTTACC containing:
- the LOC126654973 gene encoding uncharacterized protein LOC126654973, which encodes MWLLDIMRGHDSRFLNMFRMDKHTFINLCQDLENYYGLVASPRMSILEKLGIFVCIIYLEASNRQVQERFQRSGDTISRVFREDPTFSTVPPEILDDERYMPHLQDCIGAINGTHVSSCVEEYEIIRFIGRKGMPTENIMAVCSFDMQFTFVLPGWEGTTHDGRIFQCAIHKKELNFPKPPPGFLAPYKGTRYHLPEFQRGGRLKRLKETFNRWHSSLRCCIERTFRVWKARWKIL